A single Filimonas effusa DNA region contains:
- a CDS encoding SusC/RagA family TonB-linked outer membrane protein has translation MKLTLLLLTVAMLQVSAKGLSQNISFNGKDVSLESVFAAVESQTDYVFMYKATALTAAKPVTIRASGIGLEAFLNKVFENQSLTYKIIDKNILVSKKDAALAIAESLAAAPAKAETIGVYVYTAGFTPLGGATVSNLTTRKDFLTAGNGSVDVAVNPGDQIKISYIGYVDHRVKITDEIIAARSYSAELMLSQNKLDEVQITVLGTTNKRTGTANIATVKAADIERQPVVNVLDALVGRIPGLRISSSANTAGSRTVELRGRNVLNPDMFTNPLYVIDGLPIATMSVNPYAGSTPVNGGYSPAENPLYMINPLDIESVDVLKDADATALYGSRGANGVILITTKRGKPGPTRFNVSYSKIFSGVQRYMPMMNTEQYLAVRREAFFNDAALPTQDNAPDLTIWDQKAYTDWQREFFKNQRSDDVQLSLEGGLLQNTYRVSVGYTATTEMYNQGRGNKRLTVGLSFNHRSANGKLMLELASNNTYSNNETGAQIDFFSLPPNAPGIYDENGNYNFAPYRTLYGSIYPFRDIKNWGENQTLKNQTNVGFTYEIVKGLTAGVRVSGEFFSNKSNSYMPKAGKDPLFSPISMAFYSTGSGKSLLIQPKINYVKLLGGARLSASLAGDYSYSDQEVVTTIGMMYANDNLIKSYSNAQILQSVNNYAQLKLASLLATVSLDWKNKYIVNLNGRRDGSSRFGDGTRFGNFGSAGVSWVISNEEWFKEKNWNWLTFAKLRSTYGVMGNANIGDYQYLSRWSNVPANGFEKLPDYDDQTIYTLVQPVNQKYSWSSASKFEVGARVGLFNSKVNVEGNFYINRDGRQLTNITTPAFTGFSSVLGNWPAVIQNKGIEFMVDATILNNKTWGISARFQVSRNKNTLVAFEGLANSPYRDMYRIGTSVTSHSYTHYIGINPLKGIPAFEDYNGDGLAQGIASGVNFPDLGLSDYYKVIDLSPKYFGGFGFRVDFMRALSLDAQFSFENSLIPDPLTNLGYGGMTNMVLYDEIEKRHWMQPGDKALYSRYSTINNGGYFGSDAYYANGSYLSLDNLSLSYILPLKWIEKIRMKQGAISVNSSKIFKLTKYRVSDVELGTVPQIRRIAVNLRFSF, from the coding sequence ATGAAGCTAACACTTCTTCTCCTTACTGTAGCCATGTTGCAGGTGTCGGCAAAAGGGCTTTCACAGAACATCAGCTTTAACGGCAAAGACGTTTCGCTGGAAAGTGTTTTCGCTGCTGTTGAATCGCAAACCGATTATGTTTTTATGTACAAAGCCACAGCATTAACGGCCGCAAAGCCGGTTACCATTCGTGCCAGTGGTATTGGGCTGGAAGCATTTTTAAACAAGGTGTTCGAAAACCAGTCCCTCACTTACAAGATCATTGACAAGAACATCCTGGTGTCTAAAAAGGACGCGGCGCTTGCTATTGCCGAATCCCTGGCCGCAGCCCCGGCAAAGGCGGAAACCATTGGCGTGTATGTTTATACCGCCGGCTTTACGCCATTGGGCGGCGCTACTGTCAGCAATCTCACCACACGGAAGGATTTTTTAACCGCAGGAAACGGCTCTGTTGATGTAGCCGTGAATCCCGGTGATCAGATCAAGATCAGCTACATCGGTTATGTAGATCACAGGGTTAAAATAACCGATGAAATCATTGCCGCCAGGTCGTATAGTGCAGAGCTTATGCTTTCGCAGAACAAACTGGACGAAGTGCAGATCACTGTTTTGGGTACTACCAATAAAAGAACAGGTACCGCCAATATCGCTACAGTGAAAGCCGCTGACATTGAAAGGCAACCTGTAGTAAATGTGCTGGATGCACTTGTTGGCCGTATTCCCGGTTTACGCATCAGCTCCTCCGCCAACACTGCAGGAAGCAGGACCGTAGAATTGCGCGGCAGGAATGTACTGAACCCGGATATGTTTACCAATCCCCTGTATGTGATAGACGGATTGCCCATTGCTACTATGTCTGTGAACCCCTATGCAGGATCTACACCCGTAAATGGTGGCTATTCTCCTGCCGAAAACCCGCTATATATGATAAACCCGCTCGATATTGAAAGTGTAGATGTGCTGAAAGATGCCGATGCCACTGCCTTATACGGTTCCAGGGGCGCCAACGGGGTAATACTCATTACCACCAAACGTGGCAAGCCAGGACCTACACGCTTTAATGTCAGTTACTCCAAAATATTCTCCGGTGTGCAACGCTATATGCCCATGATGAATACGGAGCAGTATCTCGCGGTAAGAAGGGAAGCCTTCTTCAACGATGCGGCGCTGCCTACACAAGACAATGCCCCTGATCTTACTATCTGGGATCAGAAAGCGTATACCGACTGGCAGCGCGAATTTTTTAAGAATCAAAGATCCGACGACGTACAACTGAGTCTGGAAGGCGGTCTTTTGCAGAACACCTACCGTGTGAGTGTGGGCTATACTGCTACTACGGAAATGTATAACCAGGGAAGGGGTAATAAGCGGCTAACAGTAGGATTATCGTTCAATCACCGCAGTGCCAACGGCAAGCTCATGCTGGAACTGGCGTCTAACAATACCTACTCGAACAATGAAACCGGCGCCCAAATCGACTTTTTTTCCCTGCCTCCTAATGCTCCGGGGATTTACGACGAGAATGGGAATTATAATTTTGCACCCTATAGAACACTGTACGGATCTATTTACCCTTTCAGGGATATTAAGAACTGGGGTGAAAACCAGACCCTGAAAAATCAAACCAATGTTGGGTTTACATATGAAATAGTAAAGGGCCTTACGGCAGGCGTTCGTGTCAGCGGCGAGTTCTTTTCCAATAAATCCAACAGTTATATGCCTAAAGCCGGTAAGGATCCGCTGTTCTCTCCTATTAGTATGGCGTTTTATAGTACGGGATCGGGCAAGAGCTTGCTGATACAACCAAAAATCAATTATGTAAAACTGCTTGGAGGCGCACGTCTTTCGGCTTCTCTGGCAGGAGACTATAGCTACAGCGACCAGGAGGTTGTTACTACGATAGGCATGATGTATGCTAATGACAACCTCATCAAAAGTTATTCAAATGCCCAGATACTTCAATCCGTAAATAACTATGCCCAGTTAAAACTGGCTTCTCTGCTGGCAACAGTGTCGTTGGACTGGAAGAACAAATATATCGTTAACCTGAATGGCAGAAGAGACGGTTCTTCGCGTTTTGGTGATGGTACCCGCTTCGGCAACTTTGGTTCTGCCGGTGTTTCCTGGGTGATCTCCAATGAAGAATGGTTTAAGGAAAAAAACTGGAATTGGTTAACCTTTGCCAAATTACGATCTACCTACGGCGTTATGGGGAACGCCAATATCGGCGACTATCAATACCTGTCGCGATGGTCGAATGTTCCTGCGAATGGTTTTGAAAAATTACCCGACTACGACGATCAAACTATTTATACGCTGGTACAGCCCGTGAATCAGAAATACAGTTGGTCCAGCGCAAGCAAATTTGAGGTGGGCGCCAGGGTAGGGCTGTTTAACAGCAAAGTGAATGTTGAAGGAAACTTCTACATCAACCGCGATGGCCGTCAGTTAACAAATATTACAACTCCTGCCTTTACTGGTTTTTCCTCTGTTTTGGGCAACTGGCCTGCCGTTATTCAGAACAAGGGTATAGAGTTTATGGTAGATGCAACTATCCTGAACAACAAAACCTGGGGAATTTCTGCTCGCTTCCAGGTAAGCAGGAATAAGAATACGCTGGTGGCGTTCGAAGGGCTGGCAAATTCACCCTACCGCGACATGTACAGGATAGGGACTTCTGTTACGTCTCATTCTTACACACATTACATTGGTATTAATCCTCTGAAGGGAATACCTGCGTTTGAAGATTACAATGGTGATGGCCTGGCACAGGGGATAGCCTCCGGTGTTAACTTCCCCGACCTGGGCCTGAGTGATTATTATAAGGTGATAGACCTGAGTCCGAAATACTTTGGCGGCTTTGGCTTCCGGGTCGACTTCATGAGAGCTTTGTCGCTCGATGCGCAGTTCAGCTTCGAAAATTCGCTGATTCCCGACCCACTTACCAACCTGGGATATGGCGGCATGACGAATATGGTACTATACGACGAAATTGAAAAAAGGCACTGGATGCAGCCGGGTGATAAAGCACTTTATTCCAGGTATTCTACTATTAACAACGGTGGCTATTTTGGGTCGGATGCTTACTATGCCAACGGTTCCTATCTAAGCCTCGATAACCTTAGCCTGTCGTACATACTGCCCCTAAAATGGATAGAAAAGATCAGGATGAAACAGGGTGCTATCTCTGTTAATTCTTCCAAGATTTTCAAGCTTACAAAATACAGGGTAAGTGATGTAGAACTGGGCACGGTACCCCAGATCAGAAGAATAGCTGTTAACCTGAGATTCAGTTTCTAA
- a CDS encoding ABC transporter permease subunit, giving the protein MRVVFNIARAELRHFFFSPIAWFILILFLMSSAGIIMGNLADTAVEQDTMLELQGAAFKGFLNMPLTSLIIGKGLDIVMMIFFLFIPLLTMGVINREYSAGTIRLLHSSPVTARQIIFGKFLGIYSFVCLMILLFVGVVVVLTFSIRHVEYLHIGSMLLGFFLLAAMYVAAGMFISSLTSYPIVAAIGTFVVLVLFSALQLMFQGTDYLRDVTYFLSSSGRAESMLGGLLTTRDIIYFLAVTAFFIACTIFKTKSVTESKPWRVSAARYLLALAITIVVLTVTSIHGFIGYCDVTKAKKNTLHPNAQKVFSQLDGSPLKVTLYTNLFGYNLTNGLPEARNRYLWNFWARYRRFYTNMEFEYVYYYDIITGDSAIYKAYPGKTLDEIAEKYAEINKANLSIFKKPAEIRKLVDLESESKGLVMQLEYKGKKTLLRTFQDPDVFPDEGVVSGSLLRLIHDTTPTFKFLTGHLERSPLKFGEREYGNHAINKDSRTALINLGLNFDTIIQPPSGAFNPNEILVISDPKTLLDKSVIENVKQYIDKGGNAMFYSEPGKQFIMNPILNHVGVNAEEGTIVQVNKHDMPHKFSGLISKKGTEMADELPFFYYKNNIWKSCYTNIIGASLLTYTDTTGFKVEQVTTLDNNANTWVERGVLVVDSAAPVFNAAEGDYRKEAPYAVGLQLTRKTGGHEQRIIISSDADMMSAARGNGRDYGNAFYSFTTDNRYPVYHNLAVPEDIWLNITKTPAKMLKLALQYGIPALILLVGIVVLVRRKRK; this is encoded by the coding sequence ATGAGAGTAGTATTTAATATAGCACGGGCTGAATTGAGGCATTTTTTCTTTTCACCGATCGCATGGTTTATTTTGATTTTATTCCTGATGTCCAGTGCCGGAATTATCATGGGCAACCTGGCAGATACCGCCGTGGAGCAGGATACCATGCTGGAACTACAAGGGGCTGCTTTCAAAGGATTCCTCAATATGCCGCTGACGAGCCTGATCATTGGTAAAGGGCTTGATATAGTCATGATGATTTTCTTCTTGTTTATTCCCCTGTTGACAATGGGAGTCATTAACCGCGAGTATTCCGCCGGTACCATCAGGCTGTTGCATTCTTCACCCGTTACCGCCCGTCAGATTATCTTCGGCAAATTTCTCGGGATATACAGTTTCGTTTGCCTGATGATCCTGCTCTTTGTTGGAGTGGTGGTGGTACTTACTTTTTCCATCAGGCATGTAGAATACCTGCATATCGGCTCTATGTTGCTGGGCTTCTTTTTGCTGGCGGCCATGTACGTAGCAGCAGGTATGTTTATTTCCAGCCTCACTTCTTATCCTATTGTTGCCGCAATAGGAACCTTTGTGGTGCTGGTGTTATTCTCTGCCCTGCAGCTAATGTTCCAGGGAACAGACTACTTAAGAGACGTTACCTATTTTCTATCCAGTTCCGGAAGGGCGGAAAGCATGTTGGGAGGGTTGCTTACCACCAGGGATATTATCTACTTTCTGGCGGTTACAGCTTTTTTTATCGCATGTACCATCTTTAAAACCAAATCTGTTACGGAGTCAAAGCCATGGCGCGTTTCGGCAGCCAGGTACCTGCTGGCGCTGGCTATAACTATAGTGGTGCTAACTGTTACATCTATACACGGCTTCATCGGTTATTGTGATGTAACGAAGGCTAAGAAAAATACACTGCATCCGAATGCGCAAAAGGTATTCAGCCAGCTGGACGGCTCTCCTTTAAAGGTCACTTTGTATACCAACCTCTTTGGTTACAATCTTACGAACGGATTACCGGAAGCCCGGAACAGGTATCTCTGGAATTTCTGGGCCCGCTACCGCCGCTTTTATACCAATATGGAATTTGAATATGTTTATTACTACGATATTATTACCGGTGACAGCGCCATTTATAAAGCCTACCCCGGTAAAACGCTGGACGAAATAGCAGAAAAATATGCTGAAATAAATAAAGCCAACCTGTCCATTTTTAAAAAGCCTGCTGAAATAAGAAAGCTGGTAGATCTCGAGTCCGAGTCAAAAGGGTTAGTCATGCAGTTGGAATACAAAGGAAAAAAAACACTCCTGAGAACCTTCCAGGATCCGGATGTCTTCCCGGACGAAGGCGTTGTTTCCGGTAGCTTGTTAAGGCTGATCCATGATACCACTCCTACCTTTAAATTTCTTACAGGGCACCTGGAACGCTCACCTTTAAAGTTCGGTGAACGTGAGTATGGTAACCATGCGATTAATAAAGATTCCAGGACAGCCTTAATTAACCTGGGCCTGAACTTCGATACCATTATTCAACCGCCTTCCGGTGCATTTAATCCCAATGAGATATTGGTGATCTCCGACCCCAAGACCTTATTGGATAAATCTGTTATTGAAAACGTGAAGCAGTATATCGATAAAGGCGGTAATGCTATGTTTTACTCCGAGCCGGGAAAGCAATTCATTATGAATCCTATCCTGAATCATGTTGGTGTAAATGCCGAGGAAGGCACTATTGTGCAAGTGAACAAACACGATATGCCGCATAAATTCTCCGGCCTGATATCGAAGAAAGGAACAGAAATGGCTGATGAACTGCCGTTTTTCTACTATAAAAATAATATCTGGAAAAGCTGCTATACTAATATCATAGGCGCCAGTTTACTGACGTATACTGATACAACTGGTTTTAAAGTGGAACAGGTCACCACTTTAGATAATAATGCCAACACCTGGGTAGAAAGAGGCGTATTGGTAGTAGATTCTGCAGCGCCCGTGTTTAATGCCGCAGAAGGCGACTACAGGAAAGAAGCACCGTATGCGGTTGGTTTGCAGCTTACCAGGAAAACAGGCGGCCACGAACAGCGGATCATCATCTCCAGCGATGCAGATATGATGTCTGCGGCCAGGGGCAACGGCAGGGATTACGGTAATGCCTTCTACAGTTTCACCACCGACAACAGGTACCCTGTCTATCACAATTTAGCGGTGCCGGAAGATATATGGCTCAACATTACGAAAACGCCGGCAAAGATGTTGAAACTGGCATTGCAATACGGCATTCCTGCCTTAATACTTTTAGTGGGTATTGTGGTACTGGTAAGAAGAAAACGCAAGTAG
- a CDS encoding MutS-related protein, whose amino-acid sequence MSFKIDRQSVGELNLMGKFRQGSVYYLFNKVKTRIGEKLMDDMFAHPLTEASAINHRVAIFRFFEQQSIAFPFEADQVTLMREFIDSSGSKSQLSATADTWLMKILAGLTKDDRYKKLLQQLQSAIITLKKCFGLLTLLKQENGPLQQRVEALLAIMQQKDIRKILDSDIYKSMSTQTVSDYAFLLRSKYQDDMREVLLFIAETDVYIAVSSVSRERKFCYAQAVEKDRNLLRASSLRHPCIAKAIGNDITMKEGSNVLFLTGANMAGKSTWMKSIGIAMYMAHIGFPVAASEMVFSVREGIFSSINVADNIAMGYSHFYAEVVRVKDAATAAATGEHLLLMFDELFKGTNVKDAFDGTLAVTKGFAEYNNCLFVVSTHIIEVGTELKDQPNVQFRFMPTVLEGNVPRYTYTLQEGITEDRQGMMIIENEGIIDLINKI is encoded by the coding sequence ATGAGTTTTAAAATAGATCGTCAATCGGTAGGAGAGTTGAACCTCATGGGGAAATTCCGCCAGGGATCGGTATATTATCTGTTCAATAAAGTAAAAACACGTATTGGTGAGAAGCTGATGGATGACATGTTTGCTCATCCGCTCACAGAGGCATCCGCCATCAACCATCGTGTTGCCATATTCCGGTTTTTTGAACAGCAAAGTATTGCTTTCCCTTTTGAAGCAGACCAGGTGACACTGATGCGCGAGTTTATCGACAGTAGTGGAAGTAAGTCGCAGTTATCCGCCACGGCAGATACCTGGCTTATGAAAATACTGGCTGGTCTCACAAAGGACGACCGTTACAAAAAACTATTGCAGCAATTGCAGTCTGCCATTATAACGCTGAAGAAATGTTTTGGATTGCTGACATTGCTAAAACAGGAAAACGGCCCCCTGCAGCAGCGTGTGGAAGCGCTGCTGGCCATCATGCAACAAAAGGATATACGGAAGATATTGGACAGCGATATCTACAAGTCCATGTCCACTCAAACGGTATCGGATTATGCGTTCCTGCTGCGTAGCAAGTACCAGGATGATATGAGGGAGGTGTTGCTATTTATAGCAGAAACGGACGTATACATAGCAGTGAGCAGTGTTTCGCGCGAGAGAAAGTTTTGTTATGCCCAGGCAGTTGAAAAGGATCGGAACCTGTTGCGTGCCAGCAGTCTCAGGCATCCCTGTATCGCCAAAGCCATTGGCAACGATATCACCATGAAGGAGGGCAGTAATGTGTTGTTCCTTACGGGAGCCAACATGGCAGGTAAATCTACCTGGATGAAATCTATAGGTATTGCCATGTACATGGCGCATATCGGTTTCCCAGTTGCGGCTTCTGAAATGGTATTTTCAGTACGTGAAGGTATCTTTTCCAGTATTAACGTAGCGGATAACATTGCCATGGGATACAGCCACTTCTATGCCGAGGTGGTAAGGGTGAAAGATGCCGCAACGGCAGCAGCTACGGGAGAACACCTGCTGCTGATGTTCGATGAATTATTTAAAGGCACCAATGTAAAGGATGCTTTCGATGGTACCCTTGCGGTTACAAAGGGATTTGCCGAATACAACAATTGCCTGTTTGTCGTGTCTACGCATATCATTGAAGTAGGTACAGAACTTAAAGATCAACCGAACGTACAGTTTCGCTTTATGCCTACTGTTCTGGAGGGTAATGTACCCAGGTACACCTATACTTTACAGGAAGGCATTACCGAAGACAGGCAAGGTATGATGATCATAGAAAATGAAGGTATTATAGACCTGATCAATAAAATATAA
- a CDS encoding MutS-related protein: MYLQTDSQTIEDLRLFSKADIQGIYDIYNQSFTRGGQAIMEVMFKKPLNNREAILKRSSIIAAFVKLKTAFPFDGSLLDNVEKYITFDDNLDGGSKPVLSEKETQNGVTAVVGLFHILRRYLVSQELGSIKELEEERHAAASLLQDPAFAPVFNEQPDARLSFGAITAFDVLIRVKEKRKVLQLLQFIYHIDVYISVAQVALQHGLVFPEVHAKGTGILKIKGVYHPLLKNAVANTLEMEPSRNLVFLTGANMAGKSTFLRSFSTAVYIAHMGFPVAAASMEFSVLDGVYTTINLPDNLGIGASHFYAEVLRVKKIGQELSEGKSLFVLFDELFRGTNVKDALEGTIAVCGAFTNRKDSKFIISSHIIEAAAVLRKKESAAFYFLPTIMKGAVPEYTYTLQEGVTNDKHGMIIINNEGILEILKQGNKGGKRLNRQL; the protein is encoded by the coding sequence ATGTATTTGCAAACAGATTCGCAAACGATAGAGGACTTGCGCTTATTTTCCAAAGCGGATATACAGGGCATTTACGATATATATAATCAGTCGTTCACCCGCGGTGGCCAGGCCATCATGGAAGTTATGTTTAAGAAGCCGCTGAACAACAGGGAGGCCATCCTGAAAAGGAGCAGTATCATTGCGGCCTTCGTGAAACTGAAAACCGCTTTTCCTTTCGATGGCTCTCTTTTGGACAACGTTGAAAAGTATATCACTTTTGATGATAACCTGGATGGAGGATCAAAACCTGTGCTCAGCGAAAAGGAAACTCAGAACGGCGTTACGGCGGTTGTAGGGCTTTTTCACATTCTCCGGAGGTATCTTGTTTCGCAGGAGCTGGGCTCCATAAAAGAGCTGGAAGAAGAACGGCATGCCGCAGCTTCGCTGTTGCAGGATCCTGCTTTTGCACCTGTATTTAACGAACAGCCGGATGCCCGCTTATCATTTGGTGCGATTACCGCTTTCGATGTGTTGATACGGGTAAAGGAAAAGCGGAAAGTATTGCAGTTGCTGCAGTTCATTTATCATATCGATGTATATATATCGGTGGCGCAGGTGGCATTGCAGCATGGCCTGGTGTTCCCCGAAGTGCACGCCAAAGGAACCGGCATATTGAAGATTAAGGGTGTGTATCACCCGTTGCTGAAAAACGCGGTAGCCAACACGTTGGAAATGGAGCCTTCACGCAATCTTGTGTTTCTCACCGGGGCAAATATGGCCGGGAAGTCAACCTTCCTGCGTTCGTTCAGCACCGCGGTATATATAGCCCATATGGGATTCCCGGTGGCTGCTGCTTCCATGGAGTTCTCTGTGCTGGATGGTGTTTATACCACCATCAACCTGCCGGATAACCTTGGCATAGGCGCCAGTCATTTCTATGCAGAAGTGCTTCGGGTAAAGAAGATAGGGCAGGAGCTGAGTGAAGGCAAATCCCTGTTCGTACTGTTCGATGAATTGTTCCGCGGTACGAATGTAAAGGATGCATTGGAAGGTACTATCGCAGTTTGTGGTGCCTTTACCAACCGGAAAGACAGCAAGTTCATCATCTCTTCCCATATCATTGAAGCGGCAGCAGTGTTGCGTAAAAAGGAAAGCGCTGCATTTTATTTTCTTCCTACGATTATGAAAGGAGCCGTGCCGGAATATACTTACACCTTACAGGAAGGCGTAACAAACGACAAACATGGTATGATCATTATCAATAACGAAGGCATCCTGGAAATCCTGAAGCAGGGAAATAAAGGTGGAAAAAGATTAAACAGGCAATTATGA
- a CDS encoding ABC transporter ATP-binding protein, with protein sequence MHPILKVENLSHRYASSWAIREINFEINDAGVIGLLGSNGAGKSTTMNIICGTLLQTEGNVSINGLSMKDDPIAYKKQIGFLPQQAPVYLDFTVQEYLEYAAQLRLMDKRMIKGAVDEVLEKTSITQMRNRLIKNLSGGFRQRVGIAQAIINKPKVVVLDEPTNGLDPNQIIEARKLIKEIAKDHAVLLSSHVLSEINLLAREIVMIEAGQVIFSDTLDVFNNILQPNTMVARMLNMPDVDELLAIEDVQKVELLPDHRCRIYFQPNDDLAERIIRKSLEKNWRLTSINMESSGMDDVFKQLSSSSTLQ encoded by the coding sequence ATGCACCCAATATTGAAGGTTGAAAACCTATCGCATCGGTATGCCAGTTCCTGGGCAATAAGGGAGATTAATTTCGAGATCAATGATGCCGGTGTTATTGGATTATTAGGTTCCAACGGGGCGGGTAAGTCTACCACCATGAATATCATTTGCGGCACGCTGCTGCAAACAGAAGGAAATGTTTCTATCAATGGATTGAGCATGAAAGACGATCCTATCGCTTATAAAAAGCAGATCGGTTTTCTGCCGCAGCAGGCGCCGGTATATCTCGATTTTACCGTCCAGGAGTACCTGGAATACGCTGCTCAGTTGCGATTGATGGATAAGCGTATGATAAAAGGGGCGGTGGACGAAGTGCTTGAAAAAACATCCATCACGCAAATGCGTAACCGGCTGATCAAAAATTTGTCCGGAGGTTTTCGCCAGCGGGTGGGTATTGCGCAGGCTATCATCAACAAGCCGAAAGTAGTAGTACTCGATGAACCTACCAATGGTCTTGATCCTAACCAGATCATCGAAGCACGTAAGTTGATCAAGGAAATAGCAAAGGATCATGCGGTATTGTTGTCGTCGCACGTACTGTCCGAAATTAACCTGCTTGCCAGGGAAATTGTAATGATTGAAGCCGGCCAGGTCATATTTTCCGATACCCTGGATGTATTCAATAATATCCTGCAGCCTAATACCATGGTGGCCAGGATGCTTAATATGCCCGATGTGGATGAACTGCTTGCCATAGAAGATGTACAGAAGGTGGAACTATTGCCGGACCATAGATGCCGGATTTATTTTCAACCCAACGACGACCTGGCCGAGAGGATCATCCGGAAGAGCCTCGAAAAAAACTGGCGGCTTACTTCTATTAACATGGAATCATCCGGTATGGACGATGTGTTCAAACAATTATCATCTTCTTCAACCTTACAGTAA
- a CDS encoding RagB/SusD family nutrient uptake outer membrane protein, producing MKKIAFNIAVTGCLFLAAGCNKMLDIKDPVNSVTTREVFETDEQAATALNGMYSYLISGGELEVASGSLGTDLYSAGAITIATGHSADELYSPSLNGDYQYYFETASKITLSNPGYSDKIWRTAYKGIFNANAIIEGVNASTSKELTAAFRKRLLGEALAVRAMSYFYLVNLFEKIPLALTIDFNVLQRLPSANPADVYRQIISDLEEASGYLSEGYDGNNVERIRINKWYVKAMLARVYLFAKDYEKAFRNASEVIGQTQLFQLENLDNVFTTGSREVIFQLKQTNISYARGNATPEGYFFTGKFLTPLLMNAFETGDNRKTAWVSPITATPTRPAGFTPAKYKINFNNYEVGGFRSQYYVVMRLAEMFLVRAEANMLGGAANKNSAIDDLNEIRKRAGLTVLPYTLTAQEVTAAIAQERRIELFAEWGHRWLDLKRTNKASEVLFRISYKQPWNQHQLLYPVPPEEILWDNNLSQNEGYN from the coding sequence ATGAAAAAAATTGCTTTCAATATAGCGGTAACAGGATGCCTTTTCCTGGCCGCCGGGTGTAATAAAATGCTGGACATAAAGGACCCTGTGAATTCTGTTACTACCAGGGAAGTGTTCGAAACAGACGAGCAGGCAGCTACTGCGCTCAATGGTATGTACTCTTATCTTATCAGCGGAGGAGAGCTGGAGGTGGCAAGTGGCTCGTTAGGTACAGATCTTTACAGTGCCGGGGCTATTACCATTGCAACGGGGCATTCTGCCGACGAATTGTATTCTCCGTCGCTTAATGGCGACTATCAATATTACTTTGAAACTGCTTCTAAAATAACGCTCAGCAATCCTGGCTATTCCGATAAAATATGGAGAACTGCTTACAAAGGGATCTTCAACGCCAATGCCATTATAGAGGGCGTGAATGCCTCCACTTCCAAAGAGTTGACGGCGGCTTTCCGCAAGCGTTTACTGGGCGAGGCCCTGGCGGTAAGGGCCATGAGCTACTTTTACCTGGTGAACCTGTTTGAGAAAATTCCCCTGGCTCTTACTATTGATTTCAACGTTCTTCAAAGATTGCCCTCTGCCAACCCTGCCGATGTATACAGGCAAATTATCAGCGACCTGGAAGAGGCGTCCGGTTATCTTTCTGAAGGGTACGATGGCAATAATGTAGAACGTATCCGGATCAATAAATGGTATGTAAAAGCAATGCTGGCAAGGGTTTACCTGTTCGCTAAAGATTATGAAAAGGCATTCCGGAACGCCAGTGAAGTGATAGGGCAAACACAATTGTTTCAACTGGAGAACCTTGATAATGTATTTACCACCGGCAGCCGCGAAGTAATTTTCCAGTTAAAGCAAACCAATATTTCTTACGCACGTGGCAATGCTACCCCGGAAGGTTATTTCTTTACCGGAAAGTTCCTGACACCGCTTTTGATGAATGCTTTTGAAACAGGCGACAATCGTAAAACTGCATGGGTGTCGCCTATTACAGCAACACCTACACGTCCTGCCGGCTTTACTCCGGCGAAGTATAAAATTAATTTCAACAACTATGAGGTGGGAGGCTTCAGATCGCAATACTATGTAGTGATGCGTTTGGCAGAAATGTTCCTGGTAAGGGCCGAAGCCAACATGTTGGGAGGGGCGGCCAATAAAAACAGTGCTATCGATGACCTCAACGAAATAAGAAAGCGTGCCGGGTTAACCGTCCTGCCTTATACCTTAACCGCTCAGGAGGTAACGGCTGCTATTGCACAGGAAAGGCGTATAGAGTTGTTTGCCGAATGGGGACATCGCTGGCTGGATCTGAAAAGGACGAACAAGGCCTCCGAAGTGCTGTTCCGGATATCTTACAAACAGCCGTGGAACCAGCACCAGTTGCTGTATCCTGTTCCCCCGGAAGAAATCCTTTGGGACAACAATCTTTCACAGAATGAAGGATATAACTAA